From Juglans regia cultivar Chandler chromosome 8, Walnut 2.0, whole genome shotgun sequence, the proteins below share one genomic window:
- the LOC108985495 gene encoding guanine nucleotide-binding protein subunit gamma 2-like, with the protein MDEPAPVMKDVDEEQQLQQQSSSPGVPLHPQANAKADSYTAFFGKHRMTAAISNLHNQINMIQEELEQLETLGNSSIVCKEFISSIDSVRDPLLPSTVGPADVSWDRWFRGAHNSRNHKRWI; encoded by the exons ATGGATGAGCCAGCTCCAGTAATGAAGGATGTAGATGAGGAACAACAGTTACAGCAGCAATCATCATCTCCGGGAGTGCCTCTTCATCCCCAAGCTAACGCAAAAGCAGACTCCTACACTGCTTTCTTTGGGAAGCATAGGATGACAGCTGCCATATCCAATCTCCACAACCAAATCAACATGATCCAG GAAGAGCTGGAGCAACTCGAGACTTTAGGCAATTCTTCGATTGTATGCAAAGA ATTTATTTCAAGCATCGACTCCGTCCGCGATCCGCTGCTTCCGTC GACCGTGGGTCCAGCAGATGTCAGCTGGGATCGTTGGTTCCGAGGAGCCCACAACTCCCGAAATCACAAACGCTGGATCTAA
- the LOC108985494 gene encoding uncharacterized protein At2g24330-like isoform X1 produces the protein MVEDKGIGEVEKESAAGGAATTTNNNNNEVGKKKQRGLLSRVWKGIFRLHGDDFEKRLQYISKEEAAVLNRTKRRSRTWRRMTRNLIIFSVILEVVAVSYAIMTTRSMDLNWKMRAFSVLPMFLLPGLSFVAYSAFISFIRMCDRMDQKTLERLRAERQAKIDELKERTNYYTTQQLIQRYDPDPAAKAAAATVLASKLGADSGLKLYVEDESRLNAPTGKSNDAEFVQTGGLRNRKQVHTSSNSSGGTSLHHSDEETPRSEGTEGPQTSEHNHLVVSHSYPQESATQDGGWIARIAALLVGEDPTQSYALICGNCHMHNGLARKEDFPFITYYCPHCHALNRPKQSEEEHVSGSNTLNIGSLRTGGSDDVINDPSPSTSDSGLTTASPVRAGSEIEEIIERETSEQGQSGS, from the exons ATGGTGGAGGACAAAGGGATTGGGGAAGTTGAAAAGGAGTCTGCGGCTGGCGGTGCTGCTACGAcgactaataataataataatgaggtTGGGAAGAAGAAGCAGCGGGGACTTCTTTCTCGCGTTTGGAAGGGAATCTTTAGACTACATGGTGATGATTTCGAGAAGAGACTGCAGTACATTTCTAAGGAAGAAGCCGCTGTTCTCAACAGAACGAAGCGGAGATCCCGGACTTGGAGGCGGATGACCCGTAATCTTATCATATTCTCTGTCATTCTTGAG GTTGTTGCTGTTAGTTATGCTATAATGACAACAAGATCAATGGACTTGAACTGGAAGATGAGGGCGTTCAGTGTCTTGCCAATGTTTCTTTTGCCTGGTTTATCTTTTGTTGCTTATTCAGCATTTATAAGCTTCATAAGGATGT GTGATAGGATGGACCAGAAAACTCTGGAAAGACTTCGGGCTGAAAGGCAGGCAAAAATTGATGAGCTTAAAGAGAGGACAAATTATTACACTACTCAGCAGCTTATTCAG AGATATGACCCTGACCCAGCAGCAAAGGCAGCTGCTGCAACTGTTCTTGCATCTAAGTTAGGTGCAGATTCGGGCCTGAAGTTGTATGTGGAAGATGAGTCAAGGCTTAATGCTCCAACAGGGAAAAGCAATGATGCTGAATTTGTGCAAACTGGTGGGCTTCGAAATCGGAAACAAGTGCACACCAGTTCCAACAGTTCAGGTGGCACTTCATTGCATCATTCTGATGAGGAAACACCTCGTTCTGAGGGAACTGAGGGTCCGCAGACTTCCGAGCATAATCACCTGGTAGTTAGCCATAGTTATCCTCAGGAATCAGCCACACAGGATGGAGGATGGATTGCTCGAATTGCAGCATTACTTGTGGGTGAGGATCCAACTCAATCCTATGCACTCATTTGTGGCAACTGCCATATGCACAATG GACTTGCCAGGAAGGAGGATTTCCCATTCATTACCTATTACTGCCCACATTGTCATGCTCTAAACAGGCCAAAACAGTCCGAGGAGGAGCATGTTTCCGGGTCCAATACCCTCAATATCGGCTCCCTCAGAACAGGGGGCAGTGATGATGTAATCAACGATCCCAGTCCTTCTACGAGCGACAGTGGTCTGACAACTGCCAGCCCTGTAAGAGCTGGTTCAGAGATTGAGGAAATAATCGAAAGGGAAACCTCCGAGCAG ggTCAATCAGGTTCGTAA
- the LOC108985494 gene encoding uncharacterized protein At2g24330-like isoform X2, with translation MVEDKGIGEVEKESAAGGAATTTNNNNNEVGKKKQRGLLSRVWKGIFRLHGDDFEKRLQYISKEEAAVLNRTKRRSRTWRRMTRNLIIFSVILEVVAVSYAIMTTRSMDLNWKMRAFSVLPMFLLPGLSFVAYSAFISFIRMCDRMDQKTLERLRAERQAKIDELKERTNYYTTQQLIQRYDPDPAAKAAAATVLASKLGADSGLKLYVEDESRLNAPTGKSNDAEFVQTGGLRNRKQVHTSSNSSGGTSLHHSDEETPRSEGTEGPQTSEHNHLVVSHSYPQESATQDGGWIARIAALLVGEDPTQSYALICGNCHMHNGLARKEDFPFITYYCPHCHALNRPKQSEEEHVSGSNTLNIGSLRTGGSDDVINDPSPSTSDSGLTTASPVRAGSEIEEIIERETSEQVGS, from the exons ATGGTGGAGGACAAAGGGATTGGGGAAGTTGAAAAGGAGTCTGCGGCTGGCGGTGCTGCTACGAcgactaataataataataatgaggtTGGGAAGAAGAAGCAGCGGGGACTTCTTTCTCGCGTTTGGAAGGGAATCTTTAGACTACATGGTGATGATTTCGAGAAGAGACTGCAGTACATTTCTAAGGAAGAAGCCGCTGTTCTCAACAGAACGAAGCGGAGATCCCGGACTTGGAGGCGGATGACCCGTAATCTTATCATATTCTCTGTCATTCTTGAG GTTGTTGCTGTTAGTTATGCTATAATGACAACAAGATCAATGGACTTGAACTGGAAGATGAGGGCGTTCAGTGTCTTGCCAATGTTTCTTTTGCCTGGTTTATCTTTTGTTGCTTATTCAGCATTTATAAGCTTCATAAGGATGT GTGATAGGATGGACCAGAAAACTCTGGAAAGACTTCGGGCTGAAAGGCAGGCAAAAATTGATGAGCTTAAAGAGAGGACAAATTATTACACTACTCAGCAGCTTATTCAG AGATATGACCCTGACCCAGCAGCAAAGGCAGCTGCTGCAACTGTTCTTGCATCTAAGTTAGGTGCAGATTCGGGCCTGAAGTTGTATGTGGAAGATGAGTCAAGGCTTAATGCTCCAACAGGGAAAAGCAATGATGCTGAATTTGTGCAAACTGGTGGGCTTCGAAATCGGAAACAAGTGCACACCAGTTCCAACAGTTCAGGTGGCACTTCATTGCATCATTCTGATGAGGAAACACCTCGTTCTGAGGGAACTGAGGGTCCGCAGACTTCCGAGCATAATCACCTGGTAGTTAGCCATAGTTATCCTCAGGAATCAGCCACACAGGATGGAGGATGGATTGCTCGAATTGCAGCATTACTTGTGGGTGAGGATCCAACTCAATCCTATGCACTCATTTGTGGCAACTGCCATATGCACAATG GACTTGCCAGGAAGGAGGATTTCCCATTCATTACCTATTACTGCCCACATTGTCATGCTCTAAACAGGCCAAAACAGTCCGAGGAGGAGCATGTTTCCGGGTCCAATACCCTCAATATCGGCTCCCTCAGAACAGGGGGCAGTGATGATGTAATCAACGATCCCAGTCCTTCTACGAGCGACAGTGGTCTGACAACTGCCAGCCCTGTAAGAGCTGGTTCAGAGATTGAGGAAATAATCGAAAGGGAAACCTCCGAGCAGGTAGGTAGTTGA